The proteins below are encoded in one region of Borrelia duttonii Ly:
- a CDS encoding efflux RND transporter periplasmic adaptor subunit — protein sequence MQEDVASDNTAGDVIDKPYRFPVVVMKARRGAISDYISLNGDVDTKVKVKVFPDVAGKIKSFNIKLGSYVEKGQVIAMLDPSKPGSFYLQSPVRSPISGYVLFVNCKIGETVTPQTSVALIGKMNVMQIKTYVSEKYILDIKVGNNALIEFGSYSDEKFRAKISEISPILDFKSRSAEVYLEPLGSAANKMVVGMFVKLKIVTKNSKNVIKIPKHAFVEREGKLCVFRVNTDSTTVERVFPLVDFEVDNIVSIKDGINEDDLIVTEGVSWLSDGAFVNIVDTQNGLDVEDNI from the coding sequence ATGCAAGAAGATGTTGCTAGCGATAATACTGCTGGTGATGTTATTGATAAACCCTATAGGTTTCCAGTTGTTGTGATGAAGGCTCGACGAGGAGCTATCAGTGATTATATTTCTTTGAATGGTGATGTTGATACCAAAGTTAAGGTCAAAGTATTTCCAGATGTTGCAGGTAAAATAAAGTCTTTTAATATCAAACTTGGGAGTTATGTAGAGAAGGGACAAGTTATTGCAATGCTTGATCCTTCAAAGCCAGGTTCTTTTTATTTGCAGAGTCCGGTAAGATCTCCGATTTCTGGATATGTTTTGTTTGTTAATTGTAAAATTGGAGAAACAGTTACTCCTCAAACGAGTGTTGCATTAATAGGAAAAATGAATGTCATGCAAATTAAAACTTATGTTTCTGAAAAATATATCTTAGATATTAAGGTTGGTAATAATGCGCTTATTGAGTTTGGATCTTATTCTGATGAAAAGTTTCGGGCAAAGATTTCAGAAATATCGCCTATTTTAGATTTTAAAAGTCGTTCTGCTGAAGTATATCTTGAGCCTTTAGGAAGTGCTGCAAATAAAATGGTTGTGGGTATGTTTGTGAAGCTTAAAATTGTTACTAAGAATTCAAAAAATGTAATTAAAATACCAAAACATGCTTTTGTTGAAAGAGAAGGTAAACTTTGTGTGTTTAGGGTGAATACCGATTCAACAACAGTGGAGAGGGTGTTTCCTTTAGTAGATTTTGAAGTGGATAATATTGTTTCTATTAAGGATGGTATTAATGAGGATGATTTGATTGTGACTGAAGGTGTTTCTTGGCTATCAGATGGAGCTTTTGTAAATATCGTAGATACTCAAAATGGACTTGATGTTGAAGACAATATTTGA
- a CDS encoding TolC family protein, with product MNILIINKNILFYFIKTSYNINHLILIFLLSVPSYAEEVIKISSMDAVNMALKYSLESKNAKYQEEIKKLYKDRSWNIFVPNVGFSSNISRQNPFMSNVRGEHWHLGLGVSAEFSISPSVVNKMRLASFNYDEVVIDRERVNRDIKLNVLKIYNELLAFKSIVDVLKEQLDKGKLKFEQVSIAYDNGLISEIDYLDSKLKYNKLQPNLDEQIIKFEEIKSKFRLLIGLDVLQDFEVVGELSDDILDFSFFNEIIDVYEDLEIRKLNNFVKIMQTTLDSLWLDAFLPSLSLSMSYNPGNISFGSGFSGLGQQGFHFVFGLTYSLTEILPFSKSFTEIWKQDYQLKMLRDQIDNKMREFKSKVVQKRKNMRLYKSILDNSKMTLEISKKNYQIAFDAFNAGTIDLIKLNDIELSYKQSDLQLIKDKLNYANLVLEYKDLINKLD from the coding sequence ATGAATATATTAATTATTAATAAAAATATTTTATTTTATTTTATTAAAACTAGTTATAATATCAATCATTTAATATTAATTTTTCTTTTATCAGTTCCGTCTTATGCAGAAGAAGTTATAAAAATATCTTCCATGGATGCTGTTAATATGGCTTTAAAATATAGCTTAGAATCTAAAAATGCTAAATACCAAGAAGAGATAAAGAAATTATATAAAGATAGATCTTGGAATATTTTTGTGCCAAATGTGGGATTTTCTTCAAATATTTCAAGACAAAATCCTTTTATGTCAAATGTGAGAGGAGAACATTGGCACTTGGGTTTAGGTGTTTCTGCTGAATTTTCAATATCACCATCTGTTGTTAATAAAATGAGACTTGCTTCTTTTAATTATGACGAAGTTGTTATAGATAGAGAAAGAGTTAATAGAGATATTAAGTTGAATGTTCTTAAAATATATAATGAACTTTTAGCTTTTAAAAGTATTGTAGACGTTTTAAAGGAACAGCTTGATAAAGGGAAACTTAAATTTGAACAAGTAAGTATTGCTTATGATAATGGTCTTATTTCCGAGATAGATTATCTTGATTCTAAACTTAAATATAATAAGCTTCAGCCCAATTTGGATGAACAAATCATTAAGTTTGAGGAGATAAAGTCAAAATTTAGGTTGTTAATAGGATTAGATGTCTTGCAAGATTTTGAAGTTGTAGGTGAATTATCAGATGATATATTGGATTTTTCATTTTTTAATGAAATTATAGATGTTTATGAAGATTTAGAGATAAGAAAATTAAATAATTTTGTTAAAATTATGCAAACTACTCTTGATAGTCTTTGGTTAGATGCCTTTTTACCTAGCTTGTCATTGTCAATGTCTTATAATCCTGGAAATATTTCTTTTGGTAGTGGTTTTTCTGGTTTGGGGCAACAAGGATTTCATTTTGTTTTTGGATTAACTTATAGTTTAACTGAGATTTTGCCTTTTTCGAAAAGTTTTACAGAAATATGGAAACAAGATTATCAATTGAAAATGTTAAGAGATCAAATTGATAATAAAATGCGTGAATTTAAATCTAAGGTTGTTCAAAAACGTAAAAACATGAGGCTATATAAGTCTATTTTAGATAATTCTAAAATGACATTGGAGATTTCTAAAAAGAATTATCAAATAGCTTTTGATGCTTTTAATGCAGGTACTATAGATCTTATAAAGTTAAATGATATTGAGCTTTCTTATAAGCAGAGTGATTTACAGTTGATAAAAGATAAATTAAATTATGCTAATTTAGTACTTGAGTATAAAGATTTAATAAATAAATTGGATTAA
- the yidD gene encoding membrane protein insertion efficiency factor YidD: MIYIRILKKIFIVINLILILLIKIYQKTLSKIVGFYCIYQPSCSNYALNCLKKYNILTAFILITLRIIRCNALFKGGCESLPTKNPILNSLKEFKTRLIK, encoded by the coding sequence ATGATATACATTCGAATATTAAAAAAAATTTTTATAGTGATAAACTTAATCCTGATACTACTGATCAAAATATACCAAAAAACTCTCTCTAAAATAGTTGGTTTTTACTGTATATATCAACCCAGTTGCTCAAACTATGCACTTAATTGTTTAAAAAAATATAATATTTTAACGGCTTTTATTCTTATTACACTAAGAATAATTAGATGCAATGCACTCTTTAAAGGAGGTTGTGAATCACTACCAACTAAAAATCCAATATTAAATTCATTAAAAGAATTTAAAACAAGATTAATCAAATAA
- a CDS encoding glycine betaine ABC transporter substrate-binding protein, translating to MKGIFIPVVVSFVLIFVACSKDDSSDNGNPKSLKSVKIAYVNWIGETIATNIVRVVFERIGYNVEILPVTTSIMYQYLASGRVDGMVSAWVPTADKFYYEKFKDKFVDLGANYEGTLQGFVVPSYVTISSISELKGRGSEFKNKMIGIDAGAGTQLSVEETLNRYGLSEEYELISSSESVMLASLESAINKQEWILVPLWQPHWAFVKYDIKFLDDPLLSMGGPESIHSLVKLGLQESDPDAYYLFDNFYWGDDLLLPLIEKNYKEPGQEYKNAVEFVDSHKDYIKNWVPDKYKNLFD from the coding sequence ATGAAAGGTATTTTTATACCTGTTGTTGTAAGTTTTGTTTTAATTTTTGTGGCTTGCAGTAAAGATGATAGTTCTGATAATGGTAATCCTAAAAGTTTAAAATCGGTTAAAATTGCTTATGTTAATTGGATAGGTGAAACAATTGCTACTAATATTGTAAGAGTTGTTTTTGAGAGAATTGGATATAATGTGGAAATATTGCCTGTGACTACGTCTATAATGTATCAGTATTTAGCATCTGGACGAGTGGATGGTATGGTATCTGCATGGGTGCCCACAGCAGATAAGTTTTATTATGAAAAATTTAAAGATAAATTTGTTGACCTTGGTGCTAATTATGAGGGTACATTACAAGGGTTTGTAGTTCCAAGTTATGTTACGATTTCAAGTATTTCAGAACTTAAAGGTAGGGGTTCTGAATTTAAAAATAAAATGATAGGAATAGATGCAGGAGCAGGTACTCAGCTTTCTGTAGAGGAAACTCTTAATCGTTATGGATTGAGTGAAGAATATGAGCTTATCTCTTCGAGTGAAAGTGTAATGCTTGCAAGTTTGGAATCCGCCATTAATAAACAAGAATGGATTTTGGTGCCTTTATGGCAACCTCATTGGGCATTTGTTAAGTATGATATTAAATTTTTAGATGATCCATTATTGTCAATGGGAGGTCCTGAGAGTATTCATTCTCTTGTTAAGCTAGGACTTCAAGAAAGTGATCCTGATGCTTATTATTTATTTGATAATTTTTACTGGGGTGATGATTTGTTATTGCCTTTGATAGAAAAAAATTATAAAGAGCCTGGCCAAGAATATAAAAATGCTGTTGAATTTGTTGATTCTCATAAGGACTACATAAAAAATTGGGTTCCAGATAAATATAAAAATTTATTTGATTAA
- a CDS encoding ABC transporter permease translates to MNRDFIVSSIDKAFDFLVDNFANSSGIGFAKVIDFFYENLKRLFTVINPVLFIVIICVFSFLFLKKRLALLIMLGFCFILYFDLWEVSMDTISLIFVSVFFSVLWGILIGILGGYCAKFYVFLKPFLDLMQAMPPFVYLIPAISFFDTGTSSAIFATIIFAMPPVIRYTRLGIIQVPSEVIEAAKSFGSSSARILFQIQLPLALQSIIEGINQSIMMAISMIVIAAMVGSSGLGRTVIYSVERLHFAEGLISGLAVVIIAIILDRIMQAIFIKFSYLNTDNYGGKKENKFKRFLEMYNK, encoded by the coding sequence ATGAATAGGGATTTTATAGTTAGTAGTATAGATAAGGCATTTGATTTTTTGGTTGATAATTTTGCAAATTCTAGTGGTATTGGATTTGCTAAGGTTATAGATTTTTTTTATGAAAATTTGAAAAGGTTGTTTACCGTAATTAATCCTGTTCTTTTTATTGTAATAATTTGTGTTTTTAGTTTTTTATTTTTGAAAAAAAGATTGGCACTTTTGATTATGTTGGGCTTTTGTTTTATTTTATATTTTGATCTTTGGGAAGTTTCTATGGATACAATATCACTTATTTTTGTATCTGTATTTTTTTCTGTACTTTGGGGAATTTTAATAGGTATTTTGGGTGGGTATTGTGCAAAATTTTATGTTTTTTTAAAACCATTTCTTGATTTGATGCAAGCAATGCCCCCATTTGTTTATTTGATCCCAGCTATATCGTTTTTCGATACGGGTACGTCTTCGGCAATTTTTGCTACAATAATTTTTGCAATGCCCCCAGTTATTAGATATACACGATTAGGAATTATTCAAGTTCCAAGTGAGGTTATTGAAGCTGCAAAATCTTTTGGAAGTAGTAGTGCTCGTATTCTTTTTCAAATTCAATTACCATTGGCTTTACAGAGTATAATAGAGGGGATTAATCAATCAATAATGATGGCAATATCTATGATAGTGATTGCGGCAATGGTTGGGTCCTCAGGACTTGGTAGAACCGTGATATATTCTGTTGAAAGGTTACATTTTGCTGAAGGTTTAATATCTGGATTGGCTGTTGTAATAATAGCTATTATTTTAGATAGAATTATGCAAGCTATTTTCATTAAATTTAGTTATTTAAATACTGATAATTATGGGGGTAAAAAAGAAAATAAGTTCAAAAGGTTTTTAGAAATGTATAACAAATAA
- a CDS encoding ATP-binding cassette domain-containing protein: MYKASVTVRNLYKTFSYNRNKKQIFKAINNYKNGKDRSDIYKEFSVFIANANINLDIYENEILVIMGMSGCGKSTFVRCLNGIHKIDSGSILVDNIEMNDINQKDLSALRKDKFAMVFQNFGLFPHMNVLRNVTYGLEVKSVPKKVRIQRALDILRLVGLEDSKYKYISELSGGMKQRVGIARALVVNPDILLMDEAFSALDPLIRGEMQCELLRLVDKLKKTVVFITHDLIEAFKLGNRIAFMRDGEIIQVGRPLEILREPKTEFITNFIKNLPVLNILKIKDIIKVDFDHYGYNDQFNVIIKKENDSFILHDISIGKKYSNVVSLNLDLSDEIKSVVKYLNKLDYLIVTKEQGDIIGYIDLGEIAALLAR, encoded by the coding sequence TTGTATAAAGCTAGTGTGACAGTCAGGAACCTTTATAAAACATTTTCTTATAATAGAAATAAAAAACAAATTTTTAAGGCCATCAATAATTATAAGAATGGTAAAGATCGATCTGATATTTACAAAGAATTTTCTGTTTTTATTGCAAATGCAAACATTAATCTTGATATTTATGAAAATGAAATTTTAGTTATTATGGGTATGTCAGGTTGTGGTAAGTCTACTTTTGTTAGATGTTTAAATGGTATACATAAAATAGATTCTGGTTCTATTTTAGTAGATAATATTGAAATGAATGATATTAATCAAAAGGATCTCTCTGCTTTGAGAAAAGATAAGTTTGCAATGGTTTTTCAGAATTTTGGGCTCTTTCCACATATGAATGTTTTAAGAAATGTGACTTATGGCCTTGAAGTTAAAAGTGTTCCTAAGAAAGTGAGGATTCAAAGAGCCCTTGATATTTTAAGACTTGTTGGGCTTGAAGATTCCAAGTATAAATATATAAGTGAACTTTCAGGTGGAATGAAACAAAGAGTGGGTATAGCAAGAGCTTTAGTTGTTAATCCTGATATACTTTTAATGGATGAAGCTTTTTCAGCTCTTGATCCTTTAATTCGAGGTGAGATGCAGTGTGAGCTTTTAAGATTGGTAGACAAGTTAAAAAAAACAGTTGTATTTATTACTCATGATTTAATTGAGGCTTTTAAATTAGGCAATAGAATTGCTTTTATGAGAGATGGTGAGATTATTCAGGTAGGCAGACCATTAGAAATATTAAGAGAGCCTAAGACAGAGTTTATAACTAATTTTATTAAAAATCTTCCTGTTTTAAATATTTTAAAAATCAAAGATATTATCAAAGTTGATTTTGATCATTATGGATATAATGATCAATTTAATGTTATCATTAAAAAAGAGAATGATAGTTTTATATTGCATGACATTTCTATTGGTAAAAAATATAGTAATGTTGTTTCTTTAAATTTGGATTTAAGTGATGAGATAAAAAGTGTCGTTAAATATTTAAATAAGTTAGATTATTTGATTGTGACAAAAGAACAAGGTGATATTATTGGATATATTGATTTAGGAGAGATTGCTGCTTTATTGGCAAGATAG
- a CDS encoding flagellin N-terminal helical domain-containing protein encodes MIINHNTSAINASRNNAINVANLSKTQEKLSSGHRINRASDDAAGMGVAGKINAQIRGLSQASRNTSKAINFIQTTEGNLDEVEKVLVRMKELAVQSGNGTYSDADRGSIQIEVEQLTDEINRIADQAQYNHMHMLSNRSSAEHVRTAEELGMQPVKINTPASLSGSQASWTLRVHVGANQDEAIAVNIYAANVANLFSGEGAQQVAPAQEGAQQEGAQAAPAPAAAPAQGGVNSPVNVTTAVDANMSLTKIEDAIRMITDQRANLGAFQNRLESVKASTEYAIENLKASYAQIKDATMTDEIVASTTNSILTQSAMAMIAQANQVPQYVLSLLR; translated from the coding sequence ATGATCATAAATCATAATACGTCAGCTATAAATGCTTCAAGAAATAATGCTATTAATGTTGCTAATCTTAGCAAAACTCAAGAAAAACTTTCTAGTGGGCATAGAATTAATCGTGCATCTGATGATGCTGCTGGTATGGGTGTTGCTGGGAAAATTAACGCTCAAATTAGAGGGTTATCCCAAGCTTCAAGAAATACTTCAAAGGCGATAAATTTTATTCAAACAACAGAAGGAAATTTGGATGAAGTAGAGAAAGTGTTGGTGAGAATGAAAGAGCTTGCTGTTCAATCTGGTAATGGTACATATTCAGATGCAGACAGAGGTTCTATTCAGATTGAAGTTGAACAACTTACAGATGAGATCAATAGAATTGCTGATCAAGCACAATATAACCATATGCATATGTTATCTAATAGATCATCTGCTGAGCATGTAAGAACAGCTGAAGAGCTTGGAATGCAACCTGTAAAGATTAATACACCAGCATCATTATCTGGCTCACAAGCTTCATGGACATTAAGAGTACATGTTGGTGCAAATCAGGATGAAGCAATTGCTGTTAATATTTATGCAGCTAATGTTGCAAATCTTTTTTCAGGTGAGGGTGCTCAACAAGTAGCTCCAGCTCAAGAGGGTGCACAGCAAGAAGGAGCACAAGCAGCTCCAGCTCCAGCAGCAGCTCCAGCTCAAGGTGGAGTTAACTCTCCAGTTAATGTTACAACTGCTGTTGATGCTAATATGTCACTTACAAAAATAGAAGATGCTATTAGAATGATAACTGATCAAAGAGCAAATCTTGGTGCTTTCCAAAACAGACTTGAATCTGTTAAAGCTAGCACAGAGTATGCTATTGAAAATTTAAAAGCGTCTTATGCTCAAATTAAAGATGCAACAATGACAGATGAAATTGTAGCATCTACAACAAACAGTATTTTGACACAGTCTGCAATGGCTATGATTGCACAAGCAAATCAAGTGCCTCAATATGTATTGTCCTTGCTTAGATAA
- the fliD gene encoding flagellar filament capping protein FliD: MSSGFFVPGVDNKYNTKEIRESMLKPDKSKIDSSVQKLESLQQEKRAWQTINKKVSVLNSLAKQITSLDGPFNYMSGNSSNNDVLSVSARYGAKNENYKIGVNQIASSDVFLSANFKQKEINIPVGEYTFLVGKKEIKIRNNGDLESLVRDVNNRGKGFLSAKIVKSDSSGNSRLILQSLKEGENNRLIMKDEALNLAKKIGILSERTTNFSPNIREIVNSQQNSSNKIFLDKDDIVLEPLSEIAISIPDNIEIGKGSKIKFEIKYYDMDDKSILNEIVFNPGEATFEGAKVEGEDSIINLESDYKPFLKEKKYIQMNMIKIHSGTGSLELPPINVASDFEKVEVEVGSLLGLKEINIENKLNNKAFVIRNIEIFDPKNRDGHLPINAKSFAENAKMKFDGVDVERDSNTINDLIPNVTLNLKQSSDDTVDVRVEPDYEGIRKLLLDFLIAYNEVLAGINIVSLNEDNVDTQKSDLLEEWSYLNEEEKEEAYKNLGILRSEFTLKNLKSRLESIMFNVYRTNDPNFSLINQMGVFTSSMSSSGGFSRYLKLDEKKFNEVLQSNISSVKEFFAFDFNDDRIYDDGLAKVLGDYLSLLIGAGGFIYNKIKSYDFRIPNQKNMVEDYKRKYEERERKVEGELNTLDFTVKRMKEQEEILKSLNLYRQNK; encoded by the coding sequence ATGTCTTCTGGATTTTTTGTTCCTGGTGTAGATAATAAATATAATACCAAAGAAATCCGTGAATCAATGCTTAAGCCTGATAAGTCTAAAATAGATTCGTCTGTGCAAAAGCTTGAAAGTTTGCAACAGGAAAAACGTGCTTGGCAAACAATTAATAAAAAGGTATCTGTTTTGAATTCTCTTGCAAAACAAATTACATCTCTTGATGGTCCTTTTAATTATATGTCGGGTAATTCTAGCAATAATGATGTTCTGTCTGTTTCTGCTCGTTATGGGGCTAAAAATGAAAATTATAAAATCGGTGTTAATCAAATAGCAAGTTCTGATGTTTTCTTATCTGCAAATTTTAAACAAAAAGAAATTAATATTCCTGTAGGAGAATATACATTTTTAGTTGGGAAGAAAGAAATTAAGATTAGAAATAATGGAGATCTTGAATCTCTTGTTAGAGATGTTAATAATAGAGGCAAGGGATTTTTGTCTGCTAAAATTGTTAAGAGTGATAGTTCTGGTAATAGTAGGTTAATTTTGCAGTCTTTAAAGGAAGGTGAAAATAATAGACTTATTATGAAAGATGAAGCTTTAAATCTTGCTAAGAAAATAGGCATTTTAAGTGAACGTACGACAAATTTTAGTCCAAATATAAGGGAAATTGTTAATAGTCAACAAAATAGTAGTAATAAAATTTTTCTTGATAAAGATGATATTGTGTTAGAGCCCCTTTCAGAGATTGCAATAAGTATTCCAGACAATATTGAAATTGGTAAGGGGAGTAAAATTAAATTTGAAATTAAATATTATGATATGGATGATAAGAGTATTTTAAATGAAATAGTTTTTAATCCTGGTGAGGCTACATTTGAGGGTGCTAAAGTTGAAGGTGAGGATAGTATTATTAATCTTGAATCTGATTATAAACCTTTTTTGAAAGAAAAAAAATATATTCAAATGAATATGATTAAGATTCACAGTGGTACAGGTTCTTTAGAATTACCCCCAATCAATGTTGCAAGTGATTTTGAAAAAGTTGAGGTTGAAGTTGGGTCTCTTTTAGGTTTAAAGGAGATTAATATTGAGAATAAATTAAATAATAAGGCTTTTGTTATTCGAAATATTGAAATATTTGATCCAAAAAACAGAGATGGTCATTTGCCAATTAATGCTAAAAGCTTTGCAGAGAATGCAAAAATGAAGTTTGATGGAGTTGATGTTGAACGAGATTCGAATACTATTAATGATTTAATACCAAATGTTACATTAAATTTAAAACAGTCATCAGATGATACTGTTGATGTGCGTGTTGAACCTGATTATGAAGGGATTAGGAAACTTTTATTAGATTTTTTAATTGCCTATAATGAAGTTTTGGCTGGGATTAATATTGTAAGCTTGAATGAAGATAATGTGGATACTCAAAAGTCAGATTTATTAGAGGAATGGTCTTATTTAAATGAAGAGGAAAAGGAAGAGGCTTATAAAAATTTGGGAATTCTTAGAAGTGAATTTACACTGAAAAATCTTAAATCAAGATTAGAATCAATAATGTTTAATGTTTATAGAACAAATGATCCTAATTTTTCACTTATTAATCAGATGGGAGTTTTTACTAGTTCTATGTCTTCATCAGGAGGATTTTCACGTTATTTAAAACTTGATGAGAAGAAATTTAATGAGGTTTTACAGAGTAATATTAGTTCAGTTAAAGAGTTTTTTGCGTTTGATTTTAATGATGATAGAATTTATGATGATGGGCTTGCTAAGGTGCTTGGTGATTATTTGTCTCTCTTAATAGGTGCTGGGGGATTTATTTATAATAAGATAAAAAGTTATGATTTTAGAATTCCCAATCAAAAAAATATGGTTGAAGATTATAAAAGGAAATATGAAGAGAGAGAAAGAAAGGTTGAAGGAGAACTTAATACTTTGGATTTTACTGTAAAGCGAATGAAAGAACAGGAAGAAATTCTTAAGTCTTTAAATTTATATAGACAAAACAAGTAA
- the nagA gene encoding N-acetylglucosamine-6-phosphate deacetylase encodes MSNFCLFNAKSVLTGNDKIDNSAVLIRENKIFDIVTSDRLEKLELQDYEMIDIKGNYITPGLYDNHIHGFYGYGTDQCSTNSIIKMSEHLAEYGVVGFLPTLYPRPTEEMIETIKACTQAIGKEKGAKILGLHLEGPFFSPEKKGAHPTSYLQKPSIEIMKKFIEAAGGTFTDSFGRKRTNIATMTVAPELKGMRELAIFCMENNITLQAGHTNAKYENMIEGFQVGILHTTHFFNAMSKLDHRNPNAIGAALIHGDVSCEIIADGHHVHPKLVLMLRKLKDISKLVLVTDGLTPTLQPSGELIANGEKVYLKNNGLFYIIESDTIAGSALTMIQGIKNLVEFGYSLSDAIQASSYNPIRIINLEKKGLICHGYDANINVLDKDLNLKLTMIESKIIFNKL; translated from the coding sequence ATGTCAAATTTTTGTTTATTTAACGCAAAATCTGTACTTACAGGAAATGATAAAATAGACAACTCAGCTGTCCTGATTAGAGAAAATAAAATTTTTGATATCGTAACATCCGACAGACTTGAAAAACTTGAATTACAAGATTATGAAATGATTGACATCAAAGGTAATTACATAACACCTGGTCTTTATGATAATCACATACATGGATTTTATGGATATGGAACTGATCAATGTTCAACAAACTCTATTATCAAAATGTCAGAACATTTAGCAGAATACGGAGTAGTAGGATTTTTACCAACACTCTATCCTCGTCCAACTGAAGAAATGATTGAAACAATTAAAGCATGCACACAAGCGATAGGAAAAGAAAAGGGTGCAAAAATTTTAGGACTTCACCTTGAAGGACCATTTTTTTCTCCCGAAAAAAAAGGAGCTCATCCTACTTCTTATCTCCAAAAACCAAGCATTGAGATAATGAAAAAATTTATAGAAGCAGCAGGAGGAACTTTTACAGACTCTTTTGGTAGAAAAAGAACAAATATTGCAACAATGACGGTTGCACCTGAACTTAAAGGAATGAGGGAACTTGCAATATTTTGTATGGAAAACAATATCACACTTCAAGCAGGGCATACAAATGCAAAATACGAAAATATGATAGAAGGTTTTCAAGTAGGTATACTTCACACAACTCATTTTTTTAATGCAATGTCAAAGCTCGACCATAGAAATCCAAATGCAATAGGAGCTGCCTTAATTCATGGAGATGTATCTTGTGAAATTATTGCTGATGGACATCATGTTCATCCAAAACTTGTTTTAATGCTTAGAAAACTCAAAGACATAAGCAAGTTGGTACTTGTAACTGATGGATTAACCCCAACACTACAACCATCTGGAGAATTAATAGCCAATGGAGAAAAAGTATATCTTAAAAACAACGGCCTATTTTATATTATAGAAAGTGACACAATAGCAGGATCTGCACTTACAATGATACAAGGAATTAAAAATTTAGTAGAATTTGGATACAGTTTAAGCGATGCTATTCAAGCAAGTTCATATAATCCGATTAGAATCATTAATCTTGAAAAAAAAGGTTTAATATGTCATGGGTATGATGCAAATATAAATGTTCTTGACAAAGACTTAAATCTAAAATTAACAATGATAGAATCAAAAATAATTTTCAATAAACTTTAG
- the nagB gene encoding glucosamine-6-phosphate deaminase, with protein sequence MRLIIRATYNEMSRWAANHVARKIKEWEPTKEKPFILGLPTGSSPIGMYQNLIELNKLNKISFENVITFNMDEYIGLDKNHPESYYSFMWNNFFSHINIQKENVNILNGNAINLINECEKYEKKIKSYGGITLFVGGIGPDGHIAFNEPGSSLKSRTRIKTLTQDTIIANSRFFENDINKVPKSALTVGVGTIMDSKEVMIIVNGHNKSRALKHAIEKGVNHMWPISILQLHKNAIIVSDEAATYELKVGTVKYFNDIEKHNYNNEL encoded by the coding sequence ATGAGATTAATTATTAGAGCTACTTATAATGAAATGTCAAGATGGGCTGCTAATCATGTAGCCAGAAAAATAAAAGAATGGGAACCTACAAAAGAAAAACCATTCATTTTAGGGCTTCCAACAGGTAGTTCACCAATTGGAATGTACCAAAACCTAATTGAACTCAACAAATTAAATAAAATATCATTTGAAAATGTGATCACATTCAATATGGACGAATACATAGGTCTTGATAAAAATCATCCTGAAAGTTACTACTCATTTATGTGGAACAATTTTTTTTCACATATAAACATCCAAAAAGAAAATGTCAATATACTAAATGGCAATGCTATCAATCTTATAAATGAATGTGAAAAATATGAGAAAAAAATCAAATCTTATGGTGGCATTACACTTTTTGTGGGAGGAATTGGACCTGATGGTCACATTGCCTTCAATGAACCTGGATCATCTCTTAAATCAAGGACAAGAATTAAAACACTCACACAAGACACAATTATAGCAAATTCAAGATTTTTTGAAAACGACATCAACAAAGTTCCAAAAAGCGCTTTAACAGTAGGGGTTGGAACAATTATGGATTCCAAAGAAGTAATGATTATAGTAAATGGACACAACAAATCAAGAGCACTAAAACATGCCATTGAAAAAGGAGTAAATCACATGTGGCCAATTAGTATTTTGCAGTTACATAAAAATGCAATTATAGTATCAGATGAAGCTGCAACATATGAACTTAAGGTTGGAACAGTAAAATATTTTAATGACATTGAAAAACACAATTACAATAACGAGCTATAA